Within Pseudomonas brassicacearum, the genomic segment GTCAAGGCCCGCAGCAATCTTGTCGGCCACTTTGCCGACGGTGATCTGATCGAGCGTGGGGTTCAAGGCGCTGTTGATCACACCGCTGGTCTTGTCATAGATCGGCGTGTAGCTGCCCACCCACAATTGCGCCCGTCGGGCCACGGCGTTTTGCGATTGCTGGTAGCCGTCGAGATTGAGATTGGGTGCCTGGGTCTGGCGTTCGCCCTGATAGACCTCACCGACAATCTGGCCTTCCAACACCGCGTTGCGGGTCGACACCACCAGCTTGCCGGCATCGCGGCCAACGGTGTAGCCGGCTTCGAAGCGCTCGCGCGGGGCGATCAACGGGTTGTAGTAGTAATCAGTCTGGCCCCAACGCTGGCTGTGGTCTTCGTAGCCCTTGTAGATGCCGGTATAGAGAATGTCCCCCGGCGCCTTGGACAAGTCATACAAACGCCCATTGGGGCCCTTGAGCCAGGACTGACGCAGGTAGCCGCTCTGCACATCCAGGGTACCGCCGGACAGGTTCAGTTGCGCCGCCTGCTGGGTCACCACGTCGTTGCCGGTGAACGTCAGGGTGCCGCCTTGAGCAGCCCATTCACCGGCGCTGTGGCCTCGGGTCCCCAAATAACCGCCGACTTCCAACAGCCCACCCGCGGTGTACCAACGGTCGGTGGCGTAGCCGTTGGTGCCCGCCGGCACGTAGATCAAATCACGTACGTCTACCCAGACATCGTTGTTGGTCAGCTTGCCACCGTCGCGGTTCACCGGTGCGTCGCGCTGTTCGTTGCCCTGCACGTTGACCTTGATGGAGTTGGATTCCATCGCTACCTTGACGCCGATGGCGCCGGACACATCGATCACCGCGCCATCGCGCACCAGGCTGCGACCGGCGGCGCTGACCGCAACCTGGCCACCGGTGGCCAGGGTGATGGAGCCATTCTGGAAGTCGACGCTGCCGCCACTGACGATCTCGACCCGCGACTGATCGGTGCGGTCGACCACGCTGCTGAGGTTGTTGAACTGGCCGGTGATCAGGTTGTTCGGCGTGCCATCCAACCCGGCCGGTCCGGCATTGCGCTGGCTGTCCAGGGCACTGCCGCCCGCGGCGTCGAGCAACACCGCCGTGGCGCTGCCCTGCCCCAGGGTCACGCTGCCGGTGCTGTCGCTGAAGGCGTTGAGCAAGTGCACGGTGCCGCGGGTGTCCACCGAACTGCTCGCCACCGCCACGCCGTTCTGCTGCACATTGTGCCCGGTAAGGGTGATGTCGCCGGTGCTGGCCTGGATCAGGCCGCTGTTGATCACCGTGCCGGCGCTGCTGCCCGACTTGAGGGACGTCGCAACCTCGTTGCCGCGGGTGGTGGAACGCAGGTTGCCGCTGGTGCCCTGGCCGCGTCGGATGTAGAAGCTGTCGCCCGCCGCCAGGGTGGTCTGGCCCTTGGCGGTGATGATGGAGCCGGCGTTCTCCACTTCGCTACCCAGCAGCAAGGCATAACCGCCACCGGCCGTGGAGGTGGCGGCGCGGTGGGTTTCTATCAGTGCGCCCTGCTGCACTTCGACCTTGCCCGCCGCGTCAGTGAAGGTCGGCTGGCTGCCAGTGGCATCGACATACAAGCCGCGCTTGCTGAACTGCTCATCACTGATATTCGCCGCCACCGCCGCCAGGTTGCGCACGTTGACCTGGCTGCTGCCGCTGAACACGATGCCGTTGCGGTTGACCAGCATCACCGTGCCATTGCCCTTGATCTGGCCCTGGATCTGGCTCGGTCGCGCCTGGGGATCGTTGACCCGGTTGAGTACGGCCCAGTCTGATTGCTGCTGGAAGTCCACCGTGGTGTTGCGCCCGACGTTGAAGGTTTCCCAATTGAGAATCGCCTTGTCGGCAGTCTGCTCGATCTTCACCGTGGTCTTGCCGCCAGCCTGGGTCTGCTGCGGTCCCTTGGCGTTGAGCCAGCCCTGGGTCAGGCTGTTGTCGACCTTGAGCCCACCCTCGCCCAAGCCGTCGGGCACGACCTGTATCTGCCCTAGCGCGGCTTGCCGTCCGGCGGCCTGGGCCGCCTGCTGGGCGGCGATGGCGGCCACGGTGTTGTTGAGGTTGGTCAACGAACGCTGCAACTGCGCATTGGCCCGTTGCTGTTGCGCCAGGGGTGGCGGCATCCCTGGCTTAGCCGTCGTAGGCCGCCCCGCGCCACCGGCCTGGGACGCGCCCTTAGCAGCAAACCAGGCCGAACTGAATGCCGTCGCCGCGTGGGCATTGCCAGCCACCATCAGCAGGGCAATGGCCTGGGCCAGCGGCTTGAGCCGCAACATCGACAATTCGCCATCGCGACGTGGAGCATTCAGGTTCGTCTGGGGTTTGCTGCGCAGCATCCTACTTATCCTTTCGGGTTCGCTTCTTAAGGGTCGCAACGCGGTGGTATCAAGCTGCCAGCGTTGGTTCTAGGGGTTAGGCGGTTACAGGGGGACGGGACCGAACGGTTGTCATGAAAATTTCATGTGGCTGTGTTGGTCGCGACGCCAAAGCAGAAAATCAGCAACGGCTTTCGCCGTTGCTGATCGGTGTTACGTGTCGCTTAGCGTGGTGTTACAGCGGACGACCGATGCCATTGCACACGTTGGTGTTGCCGATGCTTTGAGCGCTGGTAGTGGTCAGGAAACTGCCACGAATGGCGTTTTTCCAGGCCGTTGGCAGCGGCACGAAGCGGTTGGCGGTAATAGCAGCATCGTTGTTGTTGGCAGCAACTGCGCCGTAGTGACGGGTGAAGAAATCACGTACCTGAGTGCTCTGGGCAGCGTTGGCGTAGCACTGGCTGAAGATCACGTTGGTGAAGCCCAGGATCGGATAGCCGCTGGTTGGGTAGAGACGCAAGCTAGGGTCGTTCGGGTTTGCATTGATGATTTCTTGCGAAGTGAACACCGGCACCCAAGCGTTAGGATTTGAACGGTTGGCAGCAGTAGGAACTGGCACGGCAGCAATAGCTGTCGACACATTGGCTGGCGCTGGGGAAACACCGGCAACGCGGGCAACCTTGGTGGCGTCGTCCAGACCTGCCAGAGTAGTTGCCGCGTAATCCGGGCTCATGTAGGTGATACGGCCTTGGGCTGCGTTGAGCGCAGTCATGACGTTGGCACTGCCGGAGGCGAAAACGGCGCCGGCCGGCACGCCACCGCTGTAGCTGTTAGCGAAGTTGGTGGTGATGGCGAAGGTGCCGGTTTCAGCGCACTTGGCGTTCAAGAAGCGAGTGAACAATTCTGTGGTGCCACTGAGGTCGCTGCGGTAAACCACAGTGATCGCGCCAGTACGGCCAGAACCGGTGATCTGGCTCCAGTCAGTCAGACGACCAGAGAACACGCCGCACAGCTGGTTGACGCTCAGATCGACGTTGGCAGTGCCGGTCTTGTTGAACGGAATGGCAACCGAAGTGGCGACCGAAGGCGCCTGGATCAATGGACCCCAGGCGGTGCCGTGATTGGTGACGTAGGTGTCCAACTCAGCCTGGGTGAGCTTCGAATCGCTACCCGCCCAGTGCACGTTCTTGCTGGTGTTGCCAGATACGAACTTGGTGTAGTCGTTGTTCAGGAAAGCAGCCTTGCCAGCGCCGCTGCCCACACCGATGTAAGGGGCAAAACCGGCAGTCAGTACGCCGGAAGTCTGGTACAGCGGCTGAGGCAAGGTAGCGCCACCACCGTTGACATCAGCCATGGCGGCCTGAGCGGCGCAGAGGCCGGCGAGGGTCAGGGATACCGCGAGAACGTTGCGCTTAAACATGAAGAATCTCCTTTCATCGTGTTCGTACGTAGGTTGGGTGACGCGTGCTTGCCGTCATGGCGCTCGGTCCTGTGCCGGTGGCGATGGGGTGAGGCCATGGGTTAGAAATTCGCAGCTTCCGGTGACAGATAAAGGAAAAAACCTCGGGAGCTGAGGGCTGTTTTCAAGGCATTTTTCTCGGGTGTTCGAGGGCTCTGGGTTGGGGTTTCGAGCAGGTTTCACGGCCGTGCCATGTGGGGGCGTGGTGGAGAGGACGGCGGGTGGTTGCCGGGCGCGGAAAAATGACAGAACGAGGAACCCGAGTTTGGCGCGATCGAGGCTCGGGAGGTGCTGCGGCACGGCAAAATCATCGGCTGCTTTTGGAGCGCAGGAGCTGTGTAGGAGCTGTCGAGTGCAACGAGTCTGCGATCTTTCCCCAACCACTTGAATCCCAAGCGAAAGATCAAAATCAAAAGATCGCAGGCTTCGCCAGCTCCTACAGAGCCCAGCGGGAGCAAGCTCCCTCGCCACGTTTTTTTGCGCGATAGGCTATTGAACCAACTGGTTGATCTCGATAATCGGCAACAACACCGCCATGACGATCACCAGCACCACGCCACCCATGACCACGATCATCAGCGGCTCCAGCAGCGCAGTCATGCCCATCGCCCGGCGTTCGATGTCGCGGGACAGGGTTTGCGCGGCGCGTTCGAGCATCGGTGGCAGGCAGCCGGTTTTCTCGCCGCTGGCGATCAGGTGGATCAGCACCGGTGGGAAGACTTTTTCCACCCGCAGCGCCGCCGCCAGGTTGACGCCTTCGCGAACTTTGGCGGTGGCCTCGCTGACACTCTGGCTCAGGCGGTCGTTGGACAACGTCTGGCGCGCGGCCTCAAGCGCTCGCAGCAATGGCACCCCGGCGCCGCCGAGAATCGCCAGGGTCGAGGCAAACCGTGCGGTGTTGAGGCCCAGCACAAAACGCCCGATCAGCGGCAGGCGCAAAACCCGCGCGTGCCAGTTCAACCGCGCCGCCGGTTTGCGCAAGTACATGCGCCAACTCCAGAAGCCACCGGCCAGCACGCCAAAGCACAACCAGCCCCAGGCACGAATGAAATCACTGGCGGTAAGCATCGCCACGGTCAGCGCGGGCAGGTCTTGCCGAGCCTGGGAGAACGCACTGACCACCTGCGGCACCACATAGCTGAGGAGGAAAATCACGATGGCGATCGACACCAACCCCACCACCCCGGGGTAGATGAACGCCGTGAGGATCTTGCCCCGCAGGTTGTTCCGTTCTTCGATGTAGTCGGCCAAGCGCTCCATCACCTGGGCCAGGTCGCCGGACTCTTCGCCAGCGGCAATCAACGCCCGATAAATTTCCGGAAAGTCCCGGGGCCGTGCCGCCAGGGCTTCGGCCAGGCGCATGCCGCTGCGCACATCGGCGCGCACCGCGCTCAGGGTCTGGGCGATGTGCTTGCGCTCGGCCTGTTCCACCGTGGCGCTCAACGCGGCTTCCAGCGGCAGGCTTGCGCCCAGCAGGCTTGCCAGTTGCCGGGTGGCCCAGGCCAGGTCGTTGTCCGAGAGTTTGGCGCTGAACACGCCACCGCCGTTGGCCGGTGTCGTGTTGCGCTCGACCTGCACCTGCAATGCCGTCAGCCCGCGACTGCGCAACAGGTTGAAGGCCGCGCCCTGGCTGTCGGCTTCCAAGTGTCCGGATTCGATCTTGCCCTGGGCGTCGGCGGCCTCGAAACGGTAGCGATTCATCAGGCGTCCCGTGTTACGCGCAGGATTTCTTCAGGGGCCGTGGTGCCGCTACGCACCCAACGCTCGCCATCCTCGCGCATGCTGAACATCCCGGCCCGGCGAGCGGCGGCGCGCAGTGCCTGCTCCCCTGCCCCCTGGTGGATCAGCGTGCGGATGTCATCGTCGATGCAGAACAGTTCATGGATACCGGTTCGGCCGCTGTAGCCGGTCTGGTTACAGATCGGGCAGCCCACCGGCCGCCAGGTGCCGGGCGTGGCCGGATCGGGCTGTTTGCACTGCGGGCAGAGCCTGCGCACCAAGCGCTGGGCGAGCACGCCGAGCATCGATGAGGCCAGCAGGAACAGCTCGACGCCCATGTCGATCAGGCGGTTGACGGCCGACACCGCGTCGTTGGTGTGCAGCGTCGCCAACACCAGGTGACCGGTGAGGGAGGCCTGCACGGCGATTTGCGCGGTTTCCAGGTCGCGGATTTCGCCGATCATGATGATGTCCGGGTCCTGGCGCAGGATCGCCCGCAATGCCAGGGCGAAGGTCATGTCGATCTTGGCGTTGACCTGGATCTGGCTGATGCCCGGCAGGTCGTATTCCACCGGGTCTTCCACGGTGAGGATGTTGTGGACGCTGGCGTCCAGCCGAGCCAGGGCGGCGTAGAGACTGGTGGTCTTGCCGCTGCCGGTGGGGCCAGTCACCAGGACGATGCCGTGGGGCTGGCGGATCAGGTGATCGAGCTTGCCCAGCACGTCCGGGTCCATGCCCAGGGTTTCCAGTTGCAGGCGTCCGGCCTGCTTGTCCAGCAACCGCATCACCACCCGTTCGCCGTGGCCGGTGGGCACCGTCGAGACGCGGATATCGATCGGTCGCCCGGCCACGCGCAGGGCGATGCGCCCATCCTGGGGCAGGCGTTTTTCGGCGATGTCGAGCTGGGCCATGATCTTGATCCGCGACACCAGCGCGCCGTGCAGAGCCTTGCGCGGCGAAACCACATCGCGCAGGGTGCCGTCGACGCGGTAGCGCACCACCGAATGGCTCTCGTAGGGTTCGATGTGGATGTCGCTGGCCTCGTCCCGTGCGGCCTGGGTCAGCAAGGCATTGATCATGCGAATCACCGGCGCACCGTCCTGGGTGTCCAGCAGGTCGGTGATCTCGGGAATGTCCTGCATCAACCGGTCGAGATCCACTTCATTTTCCGCAGCGCCCACCACCGCGGCGGCGCTGCCGGTGTCGGCATAGGCACTGTTGAGCAGCCCATCGAGCTCCTCGTCGCGCACCCGCTCCAGGCGCACCTCGCCAAACTGGCGGCGCACTTCACTGATGGACCAGCCCGGCGTGGACGGACACACCATCAGCACCGCCCCCTCTTCGGACTGGTGCAACACCAGGCGCTGGGCCTTGGCCCAGGCGTATGGGAGGGTGTTCATGGCCTCAACGCCTCCTCGAATGACGGACACACCGTGACTGGCGCGTCGACACTGTGTAGGAGCTGTCGAGTGCAACGAGGCTGCGATCTTTCCCCAGACACTTGAATCTCAAGCGAAAGGTCAAGATCAAAAGATCGCAGGCTTCGCCAGCTCCTACAGAACCCAGCGCGAACTTGCTTCCTCGCCACGGTGCTCATTGTCCAACCGGCTCCGTGAGGGGCACCGCCTTGATCACCGCCCTGGGCGTTTGCAAGCTCACCGGCGCAGCCCCCGGGATCGCCCGGGCCGAGGCTGGCAATTGCGGAGCCTGCATGTCCGGCATCGCCCAGCTGCGTTCCGGTTGCAGCAGGCCTTGGGCGCGGCGCATGAAGTCGTAGCGGTTGAGGGTGATGCCGCGGCCCGCCGCCGTATCGCGGATGATGTAGGGCCGCAGGAACACCATCAGGTTGGTCTTGGTGATCTGCCGCCGCTCGTTGCGAAACAGCGCGCCGATCCCGGGAATCGTCGACAGCCACGGCACCGCGTCGTTGCTCTGGCTGTAGCCATCCTGCAGCAGCCCGCCAAGGACCATGATCTGCCCATCGTCGAGCAGGATGCTGGTGT encodes:
- a CDS encoding substrate-binding domain-containing protein, which encodes MFKRNVLAVSLTLAGLCAAQAAMADVNGGGATLPQPLYQTSGVLTAGFAPYIGVGSGAGKAAFLNNDYTKFVSGNTSKNVHWAGSDSKLTQAELDTYVTNHGTAWGPLIQAPSVATSVAIPFNKTGTANVDLSVNQLCGVFSGRLTDWSQITGSGRTGAITVVYRSDLSGTTELFTRFLNAKCAETGTFAITTNFANSYSGGVPAGAVFASGSANVMTALNAAQGRITYMSPDYAATTLAGLDDATKVARVAGVSPAPANVSTAIAAVPVPTAANRSNPNAWVPVFTSQEIINANPNDPSLRLYPTSGYPILGFTNVIFSQCYANAAQSTQVRDFFTRHYGAVAANNNDAAITANRFVPLPTAWKNAIRGSFLTTTSAQSIGNTNVCNGIGRPL
- the gspF gene encoding type II secretion system inner membrane protein GspF encodes the protein MNRYRFEAADAQGKIESGHLEADSQGAAFNLLRSRGLTALQVQVERNTTPANGGGVFSAKLSDNDLAWATRQLASLLGASLPLEAALSATVEQAERKHIAQTLSAVRADVRSGMRLAEALAARPRDFPEIYRALIAAGEESGDLAQVMERLADYIEERNNLRGKILTAFIYPGVVGLVSIAIVIFLLSYVVPQVVSAFSQARQDLPALTVAMLTASDFIRAWGWLCFGVLAGGFWSWRMYLRKPAARLNWHARVLRLPLIGRFVLGLNTARFASTLAILGGAGVPLLRALEAARQTLSNDRLSQSVSEATAKVREGVNLAAALRVEKVFPPVLIHLIASGEKTGCLPPMLERAAQTLSRDIERRAMGMTALLEPLMIVVMGGVVLVIVMAVLLPIIEINQLVQ
- the gspE gene encoding type II secretion system ATPase GspE; translated protein: MNTLPYAWAKAQRLVLHQSEEGAVLMVCPSTPGWSISEVRRQFGEVRLERVRDEELDGLLNSAYADTGSAAAVVGAAENEVDLDRLMQDIPEITDLLDTQDGAPVIRMINALLTQAARDEASDIHIEPYESHSVVRYRVDGTLRDVVSPRKALHGALVSRIKIMAQLDIAEKRLPQDGRIALRVAGRPIDIRVSTVPTGHGERVVMRLLDKQAGRLQLETLGMDPDVLGKLDHLIRQPHGIVLVTGPTGSGKTTSLYAALARLDASVHNILTVEDPVEYDLPGISQIQVNAKIDMTFALALRAILRQDPDIIMIGEIRDLETAQIAVQASLTGHLVLATLHTNDAVSAVNRLIDMGVELFLLASSMLGVLAQRLVRRLCPQCKQPDPATPGTWRPVGCPICNQTGYSGRTGIHELFCIDDDIRTLIHQGAGEQALRAAARRAGMFSMREDGERWVRSGTTAPEEILRVTRDA